A section of the Chlorocebus sabaeus isolate Y175 chromosome 17, mChlSab1.0.hap1, whole genome shotgun sequence genome encodes:
- the FOXQ1 gene encoding LOW QUALITY PROTEIN: forkhead box protein Q1 (The sequence of the model RefSeq protein was modified relative to this genomic sequence to represent the inferred CDS: deleted 1 base in 1 codon) — protein MKLEVFTPRAAHGDKPGSDLEGAGGSDAPSPLSAAGDDSLGSDGDCAANSPAAGGGARDPPGDGEQSAGGGPGAEEVPAAAAAAVVAEGAESAEAGAAGPGAGGAGSGEGARSKPYTRRPKPPYSYIALIAMAIRDSAGGRLTLAEINEYLMGKFPFFRGSYTGWRNSVRHNLSLNDCFVKVLRDPSRPWGKDNYWMLNPNSEYTFADGVFRRRRKRLSHRAPAPAPGLRPEETPGLPAAPPPAPAAPASPRTRSPARREERASPARKFSSSFAIDSILSKPFRSRRLRDTAPGTPLQWGAAPCPPLPAFPALLPAAPGRALLPLCAYGAGDPAMLSARGAEVPPATPPLLLAPLSAAAPAKPLRGPAAGGAHLYCPLRLPAALQAASVRRPGPHLPYPVETLLA, from the exons ATGAAGTTGGAGGTGTTCACCCCTCGCGCGGCCCACGGGGACAAGCCGGGCAGTGACCTGGAGGGTGCGGGCGGCAGCGACGCGCCGTCCCCGCTGTCGGCGGCGGGAGACGACTCCCTGGGCTCCGATGGGGACTGCGCGGCCAACAGCCCGGCCGCGGGCGGCGGCGCCAGAGATCCGCCGGGGGACGGCGAACAGAGCGCGGGCGGCGGGCCAGGCGCGGAGGAGGTCCCGGCAGCAGCGGCTGCAGCGGTGGTGGCGGAGGGCGCGGAGAGCGCGGAGGCCGGGGCGGCGGGGCCAGGCGCGGGCGGCGCGGGGAGCGGCGAGGGCGCACGCAGCAAGCCGTACACGCGGCGGCCCAAG CCCCCCTACTCCTACATCGCGCTCATCGCCATGGCCATCCGCGACTCGGCGGGCGGGCGTTTGACGCTGGCGGAGATCAACGAGTACCTCATGGGCAAGTTCCCCTTTTTCCGCGGCAGCTACACGGGATGGCGCAACTCCGTGCGCCACAACCTCTCGCTCAACGACTGCTTCGTCAAGGTGCTGCGCGACCCCTCGCGGCCCTGGGGCAAGGACAACTACTGGATGCTCAACCCCAACAGCGAGTACACCTTCGCCGACGGGGTCTTCCGCCGCCGCCGCAAGCGCCTCAGCCACCGCGCGCcggcccccgcgcccggcctgcgGCCCGAGGAGACCCCGGGCCTCCCCGCCGCCCCGCCGCCCGCGCCCGCCGCGCCGGCCTCGCCCCGCACGCGCTCGCCCGCCCGCCGGGAGGAGCGCGCCAGCCCCGCGCGCAAGTTCTCCAGCTCCTTCGCCATCGACAGCATCCTCAGCAAGCCCTTCCGCAGCCGCCGCCTCAGGGACACGGCCCCCGGGACACCGCTTCAGTGGGGCGCTGCGCCCTGCCCGCCGCTGCCCGCGTTCCCCGCGCTCCTCCCCGCGGCGCCCGGCAGGGCCCTGCTGCCGCTGTGCGCGTACGGCGCGGGCGACCCGGCGATGCTGAGCGCGCGCGGGGCCGAGGTGCCGCCGGCCACGCCGCCCCTCCTGCTCGCGCCCCTCTCGGCCGCCGCCCCCGCCAAGCCACTCCGAGGCCCGGCGGCCGGCGGCGCGCACCTGTACTGCCCCCTGCGGCTGCCCGCGGCCCTGCAGGCGGCCTCGGTCCGCCGCCCGGGCCCGCACCTGCCGTACCCGGTGGAGACGCTCCTAGCCTGA
- the LOC119626751 gene encoding large ribosomal subunit protein eL39-like: MSSHKTFRIKRFLAKKQKQNRPIPQWIWMKTGNKIRYNSKRRHWRRTKMGL; this comes from the coding sequence ATGTCTTCTCACAAGACTTTCAGGATTAAGCGATTCCTggccaagaaacaaaagcaaaatcgtCCCATTCCCCAGTGGATTtggatgaaaactggaaataaaataaggtaCAACTCCAAAAGGAGACATTGGAGAAGAACCAAGATGGGTCTATAA